One region of Fragaria vesca subsp. vesca linkage group LG4, FraVesHawaii_1.0, whole genome shotgun sequence genomic DNA includes:
- the LOC101302154 gene encoding ATP sulfurylase 1, chloroplastic-like, whose translation MASMASFISQTPYPHHSFPKKTITHFTPPVSLSLRPVSISKTRQRLRISSALIEPDGGKLVELFVPETEKAAKKREAATLPRIKLSRIDLEWVHVISEGWSSPLTGFMRESEFLQTLHFNSLRLDDGSFVNMSVPIVLAIDDAQKLRIGDSTRVALFDSDDNLIAILKDIEIYKHHKEERIARTWGTTAPGLPYVDEAITKSGNWLIGGDLEVLEQIKYNDGLDRFRLSPAQLRDEFTKRNADAVFAFQLRNPVHNGHALLMTDTRRRLLEMGYKNPILLLHPLGGYTKADDVPLTWRMKQHEKVLEDGVLDPETTVVSIFPSPMHYAGPTEVQWHAKARINAGANFYIVGRDPAGMGHPIEKRDLYDADHGKKVLSMAPGLERLNILPFKVAAYDKTQGKMAFFDPSRAQDFIFISGTKMRTLARNKESPPEGFMCPGGWKVLVDYYDSLVPADNGKVPEAVPA comes from the exons ATGGCGTCCATGGCTTCCTTCATCTCCCAAACCCCCTACCCTCATCACTCTTTCCCCAAAAAGACGATTACCCATTTCACCCCGCCGGTCAGTCTCTCGCTCCGACCCGTTTCCATTTCCAAAACCCGCCAAAGGCTCCGGATTTCCAGCGCCCTGATCGAACCCGACGGCGGGAAACTAGTCGAGCTTTTCGTCCCGGAGACGGAAAAGGCGGCGAAGAAGAGGGAGGCGGCGACGCTCCCGAGAATCAAGCTGTCAAGAATCGATCTTGAATGGGTTCATGTGATCAGCGAAGGCTGGTCGAGTCCTTTAACCGGGTTCATGAGAGAATCCGAGTTCCTCCAAACTCTTCATTTCAATTCACTCCGACTCGACGACGGGTCGTTTGTGAATATGTCGGTGCCGATCGTCTTGGCCATCGACGACGCTCAGAAACTCCGGATCGGCGACTCGACCCGAGTCGCACTTTTTGATTCGGACGATAATCTGATCGCCATTCTCAAAGA TATTGAGATCTATAAGCACCATAAAGAAGAACGCATTGCCAGGACTTGGGGAACTACTGCCCCTGGCTTGCCTTATGTTGATGAAGCCATAACCAAATCTGGAAACTGGCTGATTGGAGGTGACCTAGAGGTCTTGGAACAAATCAAGTACAATGATGGCCTTGATCGCTTCCGATTATCTCCTGCACAACTCCGCGATGAATTCACAAAGCGCAATGCTGATGCAGTATTTGCATTCCAACTGCGGAACCCTGTGCACAATGGCCATGCTTTGCTAATGACTGATACACGCCGCCGGCTTCTTGAGATGGGCTACAAGAACCCCATTCTCTTGCTTCATCCACTAGGAGGCTATACAAAGGCAGATGATGTTCCACTTACTTGGCGCATGAAGCAACATGAGAAG GTTCTTGAGGATGGTGTTCTTGATCCTGAGACGACTGTGGTTTCCATATTCCCCTCTCCAATGCACTATGCCGGTCCAACTGAGGTGCAGTGGCATGCAAAGGCTAGGATTAATGCGGGGGCTAACTTTTACATCGTTGGTCGGGACCCAGCTGGAATGGGCCATCCAATTGAGAAAAGGGATCTATATGATGCCGACCATGGGAAGAAAGTATTGAGCATGGCACCTGGACTAGAGCGCCTCAACATCCTTCCTTTCAAG GTTGCTGCATATGATAAAACTCAAGGAAAAATGGCATTTTTTGATCCCTCAAGGGCTCAGGACTTCATTTTCATATCAGGGACCAAG ATGCGCACACTTGCAAGGAACAAAGAGAGCCCTCCTGAAGGATTCATGTGCCCTGGTGGCTGGAAAGTCCTGGTGGACTATTATGACAGTTTGGTTCCTGCAGACAACGGGAAAGTCCCAGAAGCAGTTCCTGCTTAG